In Mastacembelus armatus chromosome 5, fMasArm1.2, whole genome shotgun sequence, a single genomic region encodes these proteins:
- the hipk1b gene encoding homeodomain-interacting protein kinase 1 isoform X4, translated as MSSQLQVFSPPSISSSAFCRVKKLKVENNVWDVSTTETYSSIAGQSAYTFTPAMAVPPFAPSLVFPPAAPGSRGQVVVRAADSTGSLPRGSSRRVAEQATSTSYAHAETSSETRVHRHGQKRKIEEATEGSGSGCGSVQILEELSAPAATYSTRTGGGGGGGTGQSIPHSAPTTKSSSSNGEGDYQLVQHEILCSVSCSYEVLEFLGRGTFGQVAKCWKRGTNEIVAIKILKNHPSYARQGQIEVGILNRLSAENADEYNFVRSYECFQHKGHTCLVFEMLEQNLYDFLKHSKFSPLPLRHIRPILQQVATALMKLKSLGLIHADLKPENIMLVDPLRQPYRVKVIDFGSASHVSKAVCSTYLQSRYYRAPEIILGLPFCEAIDMWSLGCVIAELFLGWPLYPGASEYDQIRYISQTQGLPAEYLLSAGTKTSRFFNRGPDSSYPLWRLKTPAEHEMEMGIKSKEARKYIFNCLDDMMQVNLSSHLEGTDMLAEKADRREFIDLLKRMLRLDADKRITPTKTLGHPFVTMTHLVDYPHSSHVKSCFQNMEICKRRSTYDSGKSLYSTSAVPSAAAGNLTVTFSSQLNQHNQVPSAGGAVPLLNYQPALYQQATINIPGLAQQSVPIPTRPAGLCSQTEPFQQTLIVCPPSTIQGLQPSSKNSTFPVRMENSVPIVPQNQSAQSLQIQPSMLTQQAWPTGTQQILIPSSWQQVPGVAIHNSAHQSNVGDSPLETLHSDAATQQGHSWRNTTQVRTQQERKKVKARRGDNRNRGISAASLLSSNGVTPPISSATLSQPIVISDTPSPAVSIITIHSDTDTEDERKFHPASVGLSQRTNVISCVTVHDSDSSTASPLTPLPRTVNPASAISSRQAKSLAVVAPSVKTQGSEKGAASRGCLETVSYMKPKRSNRQPCSSGESMERHRVVPSQSHPLNLSQVQSVVSSSQERSGASHSDSSLRRQQTFPAAISASHYSFPEVSALASASAPGSSLYTYPASTALSSATQAMEQLLGRGHSSHGHSPSSYAATYTSSTSSRRDSASCKDSVSSLLHSLPAAYQHQFATGSPYVSVTPRAEAYSAYQLSPRRLTQYPYL; from the exons ATGAGCTCTCAGCTGCAGGTTTTCTCTCCCCCCTCGATCTCCTCCAGTGCCTTTTGCCGTGTTAAGAAGCTGAAGGTGGAGAACAATGTTTGGGATGTTTCCACCACTGAAACGTACAGCTCAATAGCAGGCCAGTCAGCATACACCTTTACCCCTGCCATGGCTGTACCTCCCTTTGCACCATCCCTGGTCTTCCCCCCTGCAGCTCCTGGCTCCAGGGGTCAAGTGGTGGTGCGGGCAGCTGATAGCACCGGTAGTCTTCCCCGCGGTTCCAGCCGGCGTGTCGCTGAACAGGCAACATCCACGTCTTATGCTCATGCTGAGACATCCTCTGAAACGAGGGTGCACAGACACGGGCAGAAGAGAAAGATTGAGGAGGCCACTGAAGGCAGTGGGAGTGGATGTGGCAGTGTGCAGATATTAGAGGAGCTCTCAGCTCCTGCAGCAACTTATTCCACCCGCAcgggagggggtggaggaggcGGCACAGGCCAGTCAATACCCCACTCGGCTCCAACCACCAAGAGCAGCAGCTCCAATGGTGAAGGAGATTATCAGCTAGTGCAGCATGAGATCCTCTGCTCCGTCTCCTGCAGCTATGAAGTATTGGAGTTCCTGGGAAGAGGCACATTTGGTCAAGTAGCCAAGTGCTGGAAGAGGGGCACCAATGAGATTGTGGCCATTAAGATCCTGAAAAACCACCCTTCATATGCTCGTCAGGGCCAAATTGAG GTGGGCATTCTGAACCGACTGAGTGCGGAGAATGCAGACGAGTACAACTTTGTGCGTTCGTATGAATGCTTCCAACACAAGGGTCACACCTGCCTGGTATTTGAGATGCTGGAGCAGAACCTCTATGACTTTCTCAAGCACAGCAAGTTCAGCCCGCTGCCCCTTCGGCACATCAGACCAATCCTGCAGCAG GTGGCCACTGCACTAATGAAGTTGAAGAGCCTTGGACTGATTCATGCAGACCTGAAGCCTGAGAACATCATGCTAGTTGACCCGCTCAGACAGCCATATAGGGTGAAGGTCATTGACTTTGGCTCAGCAAGTCACGTGTCCAAGGCCGTCTGCTCAACCTACTTACAATCTCGCTACTACAG GGCTCCAGAGATCATTTTAGGTCTGCCATTCTGTGAGGCCATTGATATGTGGTCTTTAGGCTGTGTGATAGCAGAGCTATTTCTGGGTTGGCCTCTCTACCCTGGAGCCTCTGAGTACGACCAG ATCCGCTACATTTCTCAGACTCAGGGCCTACCAGCAGAGTACCTGTTGAGCGCTGGCACTAAAACCAGCCGCTTTTTCAATCGAGGTCCTGACTCTAGCTACCCACTCTGGAGACTAAAG aCCCCAGCAGAGCATGAAATGGAGATGGGCATCAAGTCCAAGGAGGCCAGGAAATATATCTTCAACTGTCTGGATGACATGATGCAG GTCAACCTGTCGTCTCATTTGGAGGGGACCGACATGTTGGCTGAGAAAGCTGATAGACGAGAGTTTATAGACCTCTTGAAGCGGATGCTGCGACTGGATGCTGACAAAAGGATCACACCTACAAAAACTCTGGGTCACCCCTTTGTCACAATGACCCACCTTGTGGATTATCCCCACAGCTCCCA TGTGAAGTCGTGCTTCCAGAACATGGAGATCTGCAAACGCCGGAGCACTTATGATAGTGGTAAATCGCTGTACTCCACCAGTGCAGTCCCTAGTGCTGCAGCAGGCAACCTCACTGTTACCTTCAGTAGCCAACTCAACCAGCATAACCAG GTGCCTTCTGCAGGGGGAGCGGTGCCTTTGCTCAACTACCAGCCAGCTCTGTACCAGCAGGCGACCATCAACATTCCCGGGCTGGCTCAACAGAGTGTCCCTATTCCAACACGTCCTGCTGGGCTGTGTAGTCAGACAGAACCCTTCCAGCAGACTCTCATTGTCTGCCCACCCTCAACTATTCAAG GGCTACAGCCATCCAGCAAGAATTCCACTTTCCCTGTGAGGATGGAGAACTCTGTCCCTATAGTACCTCAGAACCAGTCTGCTCAGTCGTTGCAGATCCAGCCaagtatgctgacacag caggCCTGGCCCACTGGCACCCAGCAAATCCTCATACCGTCGTCATGGCAGCAGGTCCCAGGCGTGGCAATCCACAATTCTGCCCACCAGTCGAATGTTGGTGACTCGCCCCTGGAAACGCTTCACTCAGATGCTGCCACACAACAGGGACACAGCTGGAG GAACACAACCCAAGTCAGGACTcagcaggagaggaagaaagttAAAGCCAGACGTGGAGACAACAGGAACAG GGGTATATCTGCTGCATCATTACTCAGCAGTAATGGGGTGACCCCACCCATCTCCAGCGCCACATTGTCCCAGCCAATTGTCATCTCTGACACACCCAGCCCAGCAGTCAGCATCATCACTATTCACAGTGACACCGACACAGAGGATGAGCGCAAGTTTCATCCTGCCAG TGTTGGTCTGAGCCAGCGGACTAATGTTATCAGCTGTGTGACGGTACACGACTCGGACTCATCCACAGCCAGCCCCCTGACTCCTCTACCCCGCACAGTTAACCCAGCTAGTGCCATTTCATCACGCCAGGCCAAGTCTCTGGCAGTGGTGGCACCTTCAGTCAAAACCCAGGGCTCCGAGAAAGGAGCAGCTTCACGTGGATGCTTAGAGACTG TGAGCTATATGAAGCCTAAGAGATCCAACCGACAGCCCTGCAGTTCAGGGGAGAGCATGGAGCGTCACAGAGTGGTACCGAGCCAGTCCCACCCTTTAAACCTCAGCCAG GTTCAGTCTGTGGTTTCTTCATCTCAGGAGCGTTCGGGAGCATCCCACAGTGACTCATCTTTACGTCGCCAGCAGACGTTCCCTGCAGCCATCTCAGCCTCTCACTACAGCTTCCCTGAGGTGTCGGCCCTCGCGTCAGCCTCGGCCCCTGGCTCCAGCCTGTACACCTACCCGGCCTCCACCGCCCTCTCCTCAGCTACTCAAGCCATGGAACAGCTGCTGGGCCGTGGTCACAGCAGCCATGGACACTCCCCTTCCTCCTATGCAGCAACATACACCTCATCCACCTCCTCCAGGAGAGACTCAGCCAGTTGCAAGGATTCTGTGAGTAGTCTGCTGCACAGCCTCCCCGCAGCCTACCAGCATCAGTTCGCCACTGGTTCTCCCTACGTTAGTGTGACACCCCGGGCAGAGGCTTACAGTGCCTACCAGCTGAGTCCCAGGCGCCTCACACAGTACCCCTATCTATAA
- the hipk1b gene encoding homeodomain-interacting protein kinase 1 isoform X1: MSSQLQVFSPPSISSSAFCRVKKLKVENNVWDVSTTETYSSIAGQSAYTFTPAMAVPPFAPSLVFPPAAPGSRGQVVVRAADSTGSLPRGSSRRVAEQATSTSYAHAETSSETRVHRHGQKRKIEEATEGSGSGCGSVQILEELSAPAATYSTRTGGGGGGGTGQSIPHSAPTTKSSSSNGEGDYQLVQHEILCSVSCSYEVLEFLGRGTFGQVAKCWKRGTNEIVAIKILKNHPSYARQGQIEVGILNRLSAENADEYNFVRSYECFQHKGHTCLVFEMLEQNLYDFLKHSKFSPLPLRHIRPILQQVATALMKLKSLGLIHADLKPENIMLVDPLRQPYRVKVIDFGSASHVSKAVCSTYLQSRYYRAPEIILGLPFCEAIDMWSLGCVIAELFLGWPLYPGASEYDQIRYISQTQGLPAEYLLSAGTKTSRFFNRGPDSSYPLWRLKTPAEHEMEMGIKSKEARKYIFNCLDDMMQVNLSSHLEGTDMLAEKADRREFIDLLKRMLRLDADKRITPTKTLGHPFVTMTHLVDYPHSSHVKSCFQNMEICKRRSTYDSGKSLYSTSAVPSAAAGNLTVTFSSQLNQHNQVPSAGGAVPLLNYQPALYQQATINIPGLAQQSVPIPTRPAGLCSQTEPFQQTLIVCPPSTIQGLQPSSKNSTFPVRMENSVPIVPQNQSAQSLQIQPSMLTQGSCTPLMVATLHPPSAGIAPQYSLPLGLSTGVGRPTLLEHTATVLQAWPTGTQQILIPSSWQQVPGVAIHNSAHQSNVGDSPLETLHSDAATQQGHSWRNTTQVRTQQERKKVKARRGDNRNRGISAASLLSSNGVTPPISSATLSQPIVISDTPSPAVSIITIHSDTDTEDERKFHPASVGLSQRTNVISCVTVHDSDSSTASPLTPLPRTVNPASAISSRQAKSLAVVAPSVKTQGSEKGAASRGCLETVSYMKPKRSNRQPCSSGESMERHRVVPSQSHPLNLSQVQSVVSSSQERSGASHSDSSLRRQQTFPAAISASHYSFPEVSALASASAPGSSLYTYPASTALSSATQAMEQLLGRGHSSHGHSPSSYAATYTSSTSSRRDSASCKDSVSSLLHSLPAAYQHQFATGSPYVSVTPRAEAYSAYQLSPRRLTQYPYL; the protein is encoded by the exons ATGAGCTCTCAGCTGCAGGTTTTCTCTCCCCCCTCGATCTCCTCCAGTGCCTTTTGCCGTGTTAAGAAGCTGAAGGTGGAGAACAATGTTTGGGATGTTTCCACCACTGAAACGTACAGCTCAATAGCAGGCCAGTCAGCATACACCTTTACCCCTGCCATGGCTGTACCTCCCTTTGCACCATCCCTGGTCTTCCCCCCTGCAGCTCCTGGCTCCAGGGGTCAAGTGGTGGTGCGGGCAGCTGATAGCACCGGTAGTCTTCCCCGCGGTTCCAGCCGGCGTGTCGCTGAACAGGCAACATCCACGTCTTATGCTCATGCTGAGACATCCTCTGAAACGAGGGTGCACAGACACGGGCAGAAGAGAAAGATTGAGGAGGCCACTGAAGGCAGTGGGAGTGGATGTGGCAGTGTGCAGATATTAGAGGAGCTCTCAGCTCCTGCAGCAACTTATTCCACCCGCAcgggagggggtggaggaggcGGCACAGGCCAGTCAATACCCCACTCGGCTCCAACCACCAAGAGCAGCAGCTCCAATGGTGAAGGAGATTATCAGCTAGTGCAGCATGAGATCCTCTGCTCCGTCTCCTGCAGCTATGAAGTATTGGAGTTCCTGGGAAGAGGCACATTTGGTCAAGTAGCCAAGTGCTGGAAGAGGGGCACCAATGAGATTGTGGCCATTAAGATCCTGAAAAACCACCCTTCATATGCTCGTCAGGGCCAAATTGAG GTGGGCATTCTGAACCGACTGAGTGCGGAGAATGCAGACGAGTACAACTTTGTGCGTTCGTATGAATGCTTCCAACACAAGGGTCACACCTGCCTGGTATTTGAGATGCTGGAGCAGAACCTCTATGACTTTCTCAAGCACAGCAAGTTCAGCCCGCTGCCCCTTCGGCACATCAGACCAATCCTGCAGCAG GTGGCCACTGCACTAATGAAGTTGAAGAGCCTTGGACTGATTCATGCAGACCTGAAGCCTGAGAACATCATGCTAGTTGACCCGCTCAGACAGCCATATAGGGTGAAGGTCATTGACTTTGGCTCAGCAAGTCACGTGTCCAAGGCCGTCTGCTCAACCTACTTACAATCTCGCTACTACAG GGCTCCAGAGATCATTTTAGGTCTGCCATTCTGTGAGGCCATTGATATGTGGTCTTTAGGCTGTGTGATAGCAGAGCTATTTCTGGGTTGGCCTCTCTACCCTGGAGCCTCTGAGTACGACCAG ATCCGCTACATTTCTCAGACTCAGGGCCTACCAGCAGAGTACCTGTTGAGCGCTGGCACTAAAACCAGCCGCTTTTTCAATCGAGGTCCTGACTCTAGCTACCCACTCTGGAGACTAAAG aCCCCAGCAGAGCATGAAATGGAGATGGGCATCAAGTCCAAGGAGGCCAGGAAATATATCTTCAACTGTCTGGATGACATGATGCAG GTCAACCTGTCGTCTCATTTGGAGGGGACCGACATGTTGGCTGAGAAAGCTGATAGACGAGAGTTTATAGACCTCTTGAAGCGGATGCTGCGACTGGATGCTGACAAAAGGATCACACCTACAAAAACTCTGGGTCACCCCTTTGTCACAATGACCCACCTTGTGGATTATCCCCACAGCTCCCA TGTGAAGTCGTGCTTCCAGAACATGGAGATCTGCAAACGCCGGAGCACTTATGATAGTGGTAAATCGCTGTACTCCACCAGTGCAGTCCCTAGTGCTGCAGCAGGCAACCTCACTGTTACCTTCAGTAGCCAACTCAACCAGCATAACCAG GTGCCTTCTGCAGGGGGAGCGGTGCCTTTGCTCAACTACCAGCCAGCTCTGTACCAGCAGGCGACCATCAACATTCCCGGGCTGGCTCAACAGAGTGTCCCTATTCCAACACGTCCTGCTGGGCTGTGTAGTCAGACAGAACCCTTCCAGCAGACTCTCATTGTCTGCCCACCCTCAACTATTCAAG GGCTACAGCCATCCAGCAAGAATTCCACTTTCCCTGTGAGGATGGAGAACTCTGTCCCTATAGTACCTCAGAACCAGTCTGCTCAGTCGTTGCAGATCCAGCCaagtatgctgacacag gGTTCCTGCACACCCCTGATGGTGGCCACACTGCACCCACCCTCAGCAGGCATAGCCCCCCAGTATTCACTTCCCCTTGGGCTGAGCACCGGGGTGGGTCGGCCCACCCTACTGGAGCACACAGCCACAGTGCTG caggCCTGGCCCACTGGCACCCAGCAAATCCTCATACCGTCGTCATGGCAGCAGGTCCCAGGCGTGGCAATCCACAATTCTGCCCACCAGTCGAATGTTGGTGACTCGCCCCTGGAAACGCTTCACTCAGATGCTGCCACACAACAGGGACACAGCTGGAG GAACACAACCCAAGTCAGGACTcagcaggagaggaagaaagttAAAGCCAGACGTGGAGACAACAGGAACAG GGGTATATCTGCTGCATCATTACTCAGCAGTAATGGGGTGACCCCACCCATCTCCAGCGCCACATTGTCCCAGCCAATTGTCATCTCTGACACACCCAGCCCAGCAGTCAGCATCATCACTATTCACAGTGACACCGACACAGAGGATGAGCGCAAGTTTCATCCTGCCAG TGTTGGTCTGAGCCAGCGGACTAATGTTATCAGCTGTGTGACGGTACACGACTCGGACTCATCCACAGCCAGCCCCCTGACTCCTCTACCCCGCACAGTTAACCCAGCTAGTGCCATTTCATCACGCCAGGCCAAGTCTCTGGCAGTGGTGGCACCTTCAGTCAAAACCCAGGGCTCCGAGAAAGGAGCAGCTTCACGTGGATGCTTAGAGACTG TGAGCTATATGAAGCCTAAGAGATCCAACCGACAGCCCTGCAGTTCAGGGGAGAGCATGGAGCGTCACAGAGTGGTACCGAGCCAGTCCCACCCTTTAAACCTCAGCCAG GTTCAGTCTGTGGTTTCTTCATCTCAGGAGCGTTCGGGAGCATCCCACAGTGACTCATCTTTACGTCGCCAGCAGACGTTCCCTGCAGCCATCTCAGCCTCTCACTACAGCTTCCCTGAGGTGTCGGCCCTCGCGTCAGCCTCGGCCCCTGGCTCCAGCCTGTACACCTACCCGGCCTCCACCGCCCTCTCCTCAGCTACTCAAGCCATGGAACAGCTGCTGGGCCGTGGTCACAGCAGCCATGGACACTCCCCTTCCTCCTATGCAGCAACATACACCTCATCCACCTCCTCCAGGAGAGACTCAGCCAGTTGCAAGGATTCTGTGAGTAGTCTGCTGCACAGCCTCCCCGCAGCCTACCAGCATCAGTTCGCCACTGGTTCTCCCTACGTTAGTGTGACACCCCGGGCAGAGGCTTACAGTGCCTACCAGCTGAGTCCCAGGCGCCTCACACAGTACCCCTATCTATAA